The proteins below come from a single Triticum aestivum cultivar Chinese Spring chromosome 5D, IWGSC CS RefSeq v2.1, whole genome shotgun sequence genomic window:
- the LOC123120152 gene encoding SNF2 domain-containing protein CLASSY 3-like: MEQSRKEFNWTKHNKLMYISRNFSVKTRKALMVDFNDMESEAKVMLAWTKVCGEGITLFGVSRVVLLDVVCNPSVQRQAIGRAYRISQQKIVHTNNLIGEGTQEKETYDIQAKKEQISKLLFSSGPQPAECNPSLEFISIDRILEQMTQDENLKEIFVNILPP, from the coding sequence ATGGAACAGTCGAGGAAAGAGTTCAACTGGACTAAACACAACAAGCTCATGTATATAAGTAGAAATTTCTCTGTTAAAACCCGCAAGGCCTTGATGGTGGACTTCAATGATATGGAGAGCGAGGCCAAGGTGATGCTTGCGTGGACCAAGGTGTGTGGAGAAGGTATCACCCTCTTTGGAGTGTCGcgtgtggtgctcctcgatgttgtgTGCAACCCTTCTGTCCAAAGGCAGGCGATTGGACGTGCATATCGAATTAGTCAGCAAAAGATTGTCCATACAAACAATCTAATCGGAGAAGGAACACAAGAGAAGGAAACATATGATATACAAGCTAAGAAGGAGCAAATATCAAAATTATTGTTTTCAAGTGGGCCACAGCCTGCGGAGTGCAACCCGTCATTGGAATTTATTTCCATTGACCGGATTTTGGAACAAATGACACAAGATGAAAATCTGAAAGAGATTTTTGTGAATATACTCCCACCATAG